Genomic segment of Streptomyces longhuiensis:
GATGGCGATGCCCGAGGTCGTCATGGCCGCCTCGCTGCTCACGCTCTTCCTCAACATGGGCGCGCAGCTCGGCTTCTGGACGATCCTCATCGCCCACATCATGTTCTGCCTCAGCTTCGTCGTGACGGCCGTCAAGGCGCGCGTCATGTCGATGGACCCGCGCCTCGAACAGGCCGCCCAGGACCTCTACGCCGGTCCCGTCCAGACCTTCGTACGGGTCACCCTGCCGATCGCCGCGCCGGGCATCGCCGCGGGCGCGCTGCTCGCCTTCGCGCTCTCCTTCGACGACTTCATCATCACCAACTTCAACGCGGGCTCGACCGTGACCTTCCCCATGTTCGTCTGGGGATCGGCGCAGCGCGGTACGCCCGTTCAGATCAATGTCATCGGTACGGCGATGTTCATCGTCGCCGTGCTGCTCGTCCTTGCCGCGATGCTGGTCGGCAAGCGTAAGAACAAGGCAGTTTGAGGGAGTTGAAATCATGGCCGCACGTGCCATGAACCGTGGTACCGACTGGATCAAGTCACTGGCGGACGCCAAGCCGCTGTCCTACTGGCTGGACGACCCCGGCAGGCCCGGGGCCCGGCCGGCGCTCACCGGTGACGAACGCTGCGACCTGCTGGTCGTCGGCGGCGGCTACAGCGGACTGTGGACCGCGCTCCTCGCCAAGGAGCGCGACCCCGGGCGCGATGTGGTCCTGCTCGAAGGGCAGGAGGTGGGCTGGGCGGCGTCCGGCCGCAACGGTGGCTTCTGTGCCGCCTCCCTCACGCACGGCGTCGCGAACGGCCTGGCCCGCTGGCCGGGCGAGATCGGGAAGCTGGAGGAGCTCGGCAACCGCAACCTCGACGCGATCGAGGACGCGGTCGCCCGCTACTCCATCGACTGCGACTTCGAGCGCACCGGCGAACTGGACGTGGCCACCGAGCCGCACCAGGTCACCGAACTCCGGGAGTTCCACCAGGAACTGACCGAGGCCGGGCTCGCCGGCGGCACCGAGTTGCTCGACGCCGACGCGACCCGCGAACAGGTCGACTCGCCGACCTTCCTCGGCGCCCTGTACGACCGGCGCGGCGTCGCGATGCTGCACCCCGCCAAGCTCGCCTGGGGCCTCAAGCAGGCCTGCCTCGACCTCGGCGTGCGCTTCTACGAGCACACCCCGGCGCTCGAGCTCTCCTCGTCCGGCGCCGGGACCGCGGTCCGCACCCCCTACGGGCGCGTCTTCTCCCAGCACGTCGCGCTCGGCACGAACGTCTTCCCGTCCCTGGTCAAGCGCGTGCGCTCGTACACCGTCCCGGTCTACGACTACGCGCTGATGACCGAGCCCCTGACCGACGACCAGCTGGCCTCCATCGGCTGGAAGAACCGCCAGGGCCTCGGCGACTCGGCCAACCAGTTCCACTACTTCCGGCTGTCCGCGGACAACCGGATCCTGTGGGGCGGCTACGACGCGATCTATCCGTACGGCGGCCGGGTGCGCGCCGAGTACGACCACAGGCCCGAGACGTACGCGAAGCTCGCCGGCCAGTTCTTCACCTGCTTCCCGCAGCTGGAGGGGGTCCGCTTCAGCCACGCGTGGGGCGGCGCGATCGACACGTGCTCCCGCTTCTCGGCGTTCTTCGGCACGGCCCACAAGGGCCGCGTCGCGTACGCCGCCGGGTACACCGGCCTCGGCGTGGGCGCTACCCGCTTCGGCGCGGACGTGATGCTCGACCTGCTCTCCGGCGAGCGCACGGAGCGTACGGAACTGGAGATGGTCCGCACGAAGCCGCTGCCCTTCCCGCCCGAGCCGTTCGCCTACACCGGGATCGCGCTCACCAAGTGGTCCCTGGCGCGCGCCGACGACAACGGCGGCCGGCGCAACCTGTGGCTGAAGGCGATGGACAAGGCGGGCCTCGGCTTCGACAGCTGATCCGAATCCGCGACAACTCGTGGGCAGAACCCGCGTAATGCTCGCGCCCCGGCCTCCTCTCCCTGGTGACACGCACAGCTTTCGGCAGCTGCGTACCAGGAAGAGGAGGTCCCGCCATGACTGGCTCGGGGGCGAAGTCGGCGGTCGAGTGGCTGGCGTCCGTGGCGCCTGATCCGGACGCCTGCCGCTGGGAATGGGAGCGCAACCCCCTCGGGGTCGCGCTCCTTCCCGCGGGCAGGCTCTGGGACGTACTGATCCTCCCCGGCGAGCTGGGGTATCCGACGCTCGACGTCCTCACCCGCGTCATCGACCGGCCGGGCCCCGTGCTCGCCGACTTCGGTGACGCCCGCATGGGCTTCTTCGTGCCCTCCGGCACGGCCACCCGCTGGCTCGGGACGGGGGTGCGGGGCGCCGGCCTCGGCACCTGGATCGTCGTGCCGCATCCCCATCCGGGCCGCGCGGCCGGCGGGGTCCGCTGGCTGATCCCGCCCGACGGCTCGGGCACCCTCACCGACCCGACCGTCCTGGAACTGGCGATGCACGAGGCGGCGGCGCAGCTCGCGCGGGACAACCCGCACGAGTAGCCGATGGGCCGGCCGGGTCAGCCGCGTGGCGCCCGGCCCGCCCACACGGCGCACATCACGTACAGCAGGACCACCGAGAGGCACCAGCCGCCGACGACGTCCAGCGGCCAGTGGTAGCCGCGCCGCACCAGACCGAAACCCACGGCCGCGTTCAGGACGGTGTAGCCGATGACGAGTTCGCGGCGCACGTAGGCGCCGCGCACGTACGGCAGCAGGAGGAGCAGGCAGGCGCCGTACGCGACCGCCGCCGTCGTCGCGTGTCCCGACGGGTAGAAGCCGGTGCCGGGGCCCATCACGGCCGGGCCCGTCCGGGCGACGGTCTCCTTGACCGGGACGACCAGGAGCGGGACGGCGGCCATCGTGAGCGCGGCGGTGGCGGGGCGCGTCCACCAGCGGGGCACGCCGTCGCGGCGGGCGCGCCAGGCGGCGTAGCCGAGGACGGCGGCGAGGACCGGGAGCGCGACGGTGATGTTGCCGAGGTCGGCGAGGAGCTCGGCGGCCCGCTTCGGCAGGCGGCTGGACCCGATCGCGTCCCCGAGGCGTTCGTCCGCGCGGCGCAGCGCACCGTCGGCGACGATCTGCCAGGTGAGGAAGAGGAAGAGCAGGGCGCTCAGAACGGCGGCCCAGCGGAAAACGGTCGGCCGCCCCGGAACAGGGGGGGTAGTTCCGAGGCGGCCGATCTGACCGGGCTGCCGCACGCCCCGGGGGGTTTGGGGCGGGCGGCCATCCGATCGGTGAGGAGTTCCGGAGCCGGAAGCTCCGGGTGTGTGCGCGAGGGCACGACCAGGGCGGGGCTGGGGAGGCTCCGTCCCGGTTTCGCCCACAGTCCCCTGTGGGCGGGGTGTTTCTCTCATCTGCAGAAACCGTACGGCAGGGCGTGGGTGTCCGACAGCCGGAACGGCAACCCGTCATCGGCCCCGCACACGTTCTTCACACGCCCTGACCGTTGTCTGAAGTCGCCGGAGCGGCTCAGACGCCCGCGAACGCGGTCTCGATGATGTC
This window contains:
- a CDS encoding NAD(P)/FAD-dependent oxidoreductase gives rise to the protein MAARAMNRGTDWIKSLADAKPLSYWLDDPGRPGARPALTGDERCDLLVVGGGYSGLWTALLAKERDPGRDVVLLEGQEVGWAASGRNGGFCAASLTHGVANGLARWPGEIGKLEELGNRNLDAIEDAVARYSIDCDFERTGELDVATEPHQVTELREFHQELTEAGLAGGTELLDADATREQVDSPTFLGALYDRRGVAMLHPAKLAWGLKQACLDLGVRFYEHTPALELSSSGAGTAVRTPYGRVFSQHVALGTNVFPSLVKRVRSYTVPVYDYALMTEPLTDDQLASIGWKNRQGLGDSANQFHYFRLSADNRILWGGYDAIYPYGGRVRAEYDHRPETYAKLAGQFFTCFPQLEGVRFSHAWGGAIDTCSRFSAFFGTAHKGRVAYAAGYTGLGVGATRFGADVMLDLLSGERTERTELEMVRTKPLPFPPEPFAYTGIALTKWSLARADDNGGRRNLWLKAMDKAGLGFDS
- a CDS encoding phosphatase PAP2 family protein, whose product is MRQPGQIGRLGTTPPVPGRPTVFRWAAVLSALLFLFLTWQIVADGALRRADERLGDAIGSSRLPKRAAELLADLGNITVALPVLAAVLGYAAWRARRDGVPRWWTRPATAALTMAAVPLLVVPVKETVARTGPAVMGPGTGFYPSGHATTAAVAYGACLLLLLPYVRGAYVRRELVIGYTVLNAAVGFGLVRRGYHWPLDVVGGWCLSVVLLYVMCAVWAGRAPRG
- a CDS encoding ABC transporter permease — encoded protein: MPFVRWLRRNLVVIAGLVTLGYLLLPNVIVTVFSFNKPKGRFNYEWQQFSLDAWTNPCGVADMCGSLSLSLQIALWATIGATVLGTMIAFALVRYRFRARGAVNSLIFLPMAMPEVVMAASLLTLFLNMGAQLGFWTILIAHIMFCLSFVVTAVKARVMSMDPRLEQAAQDLYAGPVQTFVRVTLPIAAPGIAAGALLAFALSFDDFIITNFNAGSTVTFPMFVWGSAQRGTPVQINVIGTAMFIVAVLLVLAAMLVGKRKNKAV